The following are encoded together in the Glycine soja cultivar W05 chromosome 5, ASM419377v2, whole genome shotgun sequence genome:
- the LOC114412887 gene encoding serine/arginine repetitive matrix protein 2-like, with the protein MGDRGSGAAKPIWMKQAEEAKLKSEAEKAAAAKAAFEATFKALENKHDKGGGSVAESDSDSEEEYEDLAHKPIGPVEPAKCTAAGTGIAGGTACAPSSFVVVTKDADERKVSGGGAQIKVRVTPGLGVGGTEQEGMVKDMGDGTYTVTYVVPKRGNYMVSVECNGRPIMGSPFPVFFSAAGNSTGGLLGLAPASSFPNLVNQTMPNMPNYSGSVSGAFPGLLGMIPGVVAGASGGAILPGIGASLGEVCRDYLNGRCAKVDCKLNHPPHNLLMTALAATTSMGTLSQAPMAPSAAAMAAAQAIVAAQALQAHAAQVQAQSAKDSAGSPEKASKDDALKKTLQVSNLSPLLTVEQLKQLFGFCGTVVECAITDSKHFAYIEYSKPEEATAALALNNIDVGGRPLNVEMAKSLPQKPSVANSSLASSSLPLMMQQAVAMQQMQFQQALLMQQSMTAQQAATRAATMKSATELAAARAAEISKKLNPDGVGSEEKETKQKSRSSSPPRGRSRSKSRSPISYRRRRRSRSYSPARHSKDHRSRSPLRPHHYSSYDRERRSYRDIREHRDRYRRRDSDRSLDHRSSASRRNRSRSVSPYTRKSPVSPKCHRETSPHRGRKQSRVDSGSPSHRRGSRPSPKIDEKKLRNRRRSRSRSSDDRLHSSKNEEVLHGKSKRRERRRSKSLSVDEKPHRRSRSSPRKVDESRSRHKKRSRSKSVDDRHDSPERLDENRNRRLRHSDKRHSRSRSTDNRDQTDVREDESKNEKSKHRDTKRSRSKSVEGKRRSKDKSGENRDKKSKHHDRRRSRSISLEDKHDKGGTSLHINLDERNFELTKSPEGKNHYSDKYGNRGEKSEHQKKTPSKSKSGQFDGSGPLRGNYKEDDSKGKSPSDSGSAEVKHHLNDGESATSEENSKLFGDVFQEPIINAKDSAILNDNGTLTSVNGNYKSEGSSENAGADDNPGWISVEKVGSEKY; encoded by the exons ATGGGTGATCGCGGTTCGGGCGCTGCGAAGCCGATTTGGATGAAGCAGGCGGAGGAGGCGAAGCTGAAGAGCGAGGCGGAGAAGGCCGCGGCGGCGAAGGCGGCGTTCGAGGCCACCTTCAAGGCTTTGGAGAATAAACACGACAAGGGAGGAGGGAGCGTTGCTGAATCGGACAGCGACTCCGAGGAGGAGTACGAGGACCTGGCCCACAAGCCCATTGGCCCCGTGGAGCCCGCCAAGTGCACCGCTGCGGGGACCGGGATCGCCGGAGGAACCGCGTGCGCTCCGTCCTCGTTTGTGGTGGTGACTAAGGACGCCGATGAGAGGAAGGTTTCCGGCGGCGGCGCGCAAATAAAGGTGAGGGTGACTCCCGGGTTGGGTGTTGGAGGGACTGAGCAAGAGGGGATGGTGAAGGATATGGGGGATGGAACTTATACTGTGACTTATGTGGTGCCTAAGAGAGGGAATTATATGGTCAGTGTTGAGTGTAATGGGAGGCCTATCATGGGGAGCCCATTTCCTGTGTTTTTCAGTGCAGCAG gtaatAGTACTGGAGGGCTGCTGGGTTTAGCTCCTGCATCTTCATTTCCAAATCTCGTTAATCAAACTATGCCCAACATGCCGAATTACTCTGGGTCAGTTTCAGGGGCATTCCCTGGATTGTTGGGAATGATTCCGGGGGTTGTTGCTGGAGCTTCTGGTGGTGCTATTTTGCCTGGAATTGGGGCCTCACTTGGGGAAGTTTGTCGTGATTACCTTAATGGGCGTTGTGCGAAAGTTGATTGTAAGTTGAATCACCCACCTCATAATTTGTTAATGACTGCCTTGGCTGCGACAACCTCAATGGGAACACTTAGCCAAGCTCCTATGGCACCTTCTGCAGCTGCAATGGCTGCCGCTCAGGCAATAGTTGCTGCTCAAGCCCTTCAAGCACATGCAGCTCAGGTGCAAGCTCAGTCTGCGAAAGATTCCGCTG GTTCACCTGAAAAGGCTAGTAAGGATGATGCATTGAAGAAAACCCTTCAAGTTAGCAATCTTAGCCCTCTTCTCACTGTAGAACAGCTAAAACAACTCTTTGGATTCTGTGGCACTGTTGTTGAATGTGCAATCACAGATTCAAAGCATTTTGCCTATATAGAATACTCGAAGCCTGAAGAGGCAACTGCTGCTCTGGCATTAAACAACATAGATGTTGGGGGGCGCCCTTTAAATGTTGAAATGGCAAAATCACTTCCACAGAAACCATCTGTTGCGAATTCTTCACTTGCTTCATCATCTCTTCCTCTGATGATGCAGCAAGCTGTTGCAATGCAACAGATGCAATTCCAGCAAGCACTGCTTATGCAACAATCTATGACTGCACAGCAGGCTGCTACCCGGGCTGCAACCATGAAATCTGCCACGGAGTTAGCAGCAGCCCGAGCTGCAGAAATAAGTAAGAAATTGAATCCTGATGGAGTTGGAAGTGAAGAGAAAGAGACAAAGCAAAAGTCCAG ATCATCCTCTCCTCCTCGTGGAAGATCTCGGTCAAAGTCAAGATCTCCTATCAGTTACCGGAGAAGGAGGAGGTCTCGCTCTTATTCACCTGCTCGTCATTCTAAGGATCACCGCTCTAGGTCACCATTGAGGCCCCATCATTACTCAAGCTATGATAGGGAAAGACGGTCCTATAGAGATATTAGGGAACATAGAGATAGATACAGAAGACGAGATTCAGATAGATCACTTGATCATCGTTCATCTGcttcaagaagaaacagaagtAGGAGTGTAAGTCCTTATACAAGGAAATCACCTGTTTCTCCAAAATGTCATAGAGAAACTTCACCTCATAGAGGAAGGAAACAGTCACGTGTTGATTCTGGCTCTCCAAGTCATCGCAGAGGAAGTAGGCCTTCTCCAAAGATTGatgaaaaaaaactaagaaacaGAAGGCGCTCAAGGTCAAGATCTTCAGATGATAGGCTTCACTCTAGCAAAAATGAAGAAGTCTTGCATGGAAAGTCTAAGCGCAGAGAGAGAAGGCGATCCAAGTCATTATCTGTGGATGAGAAGCCTCACAGAAGGAGCCGGTcatccccaagaaaagtggatgAAAGTAGATCCCGGCACAAAAAACGATCGAGGTCAAAATCTGTGGATGATAGGCATGATTCTCCTGAGAGATTGGATGAAAACAGAAATAGAAGATTGAGGCATAGTGATAAAAGGCACTCCAGATCAAGATCTACAGACAATAGGGATCAAACTGATGTCAGAGAGGAtgaaagtaaaaatgaaaagtcAAAACATCGTGATACTAAAAGGAGTAGGTCAAAATCTGTTGAAGGGAAGCGTCGTTCTAAAGATAAATCAGGGGAAAATAGAGATAAGAAATCAAAGCATCATGATAGAAGGCGTTCAAGGTCAATATCATTAGAAGATAAGCATGACAAAGGAGGCACTTCACTCCATATAAACTTGGATGAGAGAAATTTTGAACTGACAAAGTCCCCTGAAGGTAAGAATCACTACAGTGATAAATATGGAAATAGAGGTGAAAAATCAGAGCATCAAAAGAAAACCCCATCTAAATCAAAATCAGGACAATTTGATGGGAGTGGGCCCTTACGAGGAAATTACAAGGAGGATGATTCAAAAGGAAAATCACCTTCTGATTCTGGATCTGCTGAAGTTAAGCATCATTTGAATGATGGAGAAAGTGCTACCAGTGAAGAAAATTCTAAACTCTTTGGAGATGTGTTTCAGGAACCAATTATAAATGCGAAGGACTCAGCAATCCTGAATGATAATGGGACACTGACTTCAGTGAATGGTAACTACAAATCAGAAGGGTCAAGTGAAAATGCAGGAGCTGATGATAACCCAG GATGGATATCAGTGGAAAAAGTGGGAAGTGAAAAATATTAA